One window of the Saccopteryx leptura isolate mSacLep1 chromosome 9, mSacLep1_pri_phased_curated, whole genome shotgun sequence genome contains the following:
- the HSD11B2 gene encoding 11-beta-hydroxysteroid dehydrogenase type 2 isoform X1, whose translation MERWPWPSGGAWLLVAARALLQLLRADLRLGRPLLAALALLAALDWLCQRLLPPLAALAVLAAAGWIALSCLARPPRLPVATRAVLITGCDSGFGKEAAKKLDAMGFMVLATVLNLDSPGALELRACCSPHLKLLQMDLTKPADISRALEFTKAHTTSTGLWGLVNNAGFNDVVADAELSPVATFRSCMEVNFFGTLQLTKGLLPLLRRSRGRIVTLGSPAGDMPYPCLGAYGTSKAAVVLLMDIFSCELLPWGVKVSVIQPGCFKTESVKNVGNWERRKQLLLASLPQELLQAYGEDYIEHVHGQFLHSLSLALPDLSPVVDAIIDALLAAQPQRRYYPGRGLGLMYFIHYYLPEGLQRRFLQTFFISPCLPRALRPGKPGSTPTEDAAQEPDPDPNPGPNPTAAQ comes from the exons ATGGAGCGCTGGCCTTGGCCGTCGGGCGGCGCCTGGCTGCTCGTGGCGGCCCGTGCACTGCTGCAGCTACTGCGCGCAGACCTACGTCTGGGCCGCCCGCTGTTGGCGGCGCTGGCGCTGTTGGCCGCGCTCGACTGGCTGTGCCAGCGCCTGCTGCCCCCGCTGGCTGCACTCGCCGTGCTGGCCGCTGCCGGCTGGATCGCGTTGTCCTGCCTGGCGCGCCCGCCACGCCTGCCCGTGGCCACTCGCGCGGTGCTCATCACCG GCTGTGACTCTGGTTTTGGCAAGGAGGCAGCCAAGAAGCTAGATGCCATGGGCTTCATGGTGCTGGCCACCGTATTGAACTTGGATAGCCCCGGTGCCCTCGAGCTGCGTGCCTGCTGTTCCCCTCACCTAAAGCTGCTGCAGATGGACCTGACCAAGCCAGCCGACATTAGCCGTGCCCTGGAGTTCACTAAGGCCCATACCACCAGCACAG GCTTGTGGGGCCTAGTCAACAATGCGGGCTTCAATGATGTAGTGGCCGATGCAGAGCTGTCTCCAGTGGCCACATTCCGCAGCTGCATGGAGGTGAACTTCTTCGGTACACTGCAGCTGACTAAGGGCCTCTTGCCACTTTTGCGCCGGTCCAGGGGTCGCATTGTGACCCTGGGCAGCCCAGCAG GAGACATGCCATATCCATGCTTGGGGGCCTACGGGACTTCCAAAGCAGCCGTGGTGCTGCTCATGGACATATTCAGCTGTGAACTTCTACCCTGGGGGGTCAAGGTCAGCGTCATCCAGCCCGGCTGCTTCAAGACAG AGTCAGTGAAAAATGTGGGCAACTGGGAGCGGCGCAAGCAGCTGCTGCTGGCCAGCCTACCGCAAGAGCTGCTGCAGGCCTATGGTGAGGACTACATTGAACACGTGCACGGGCAGTTCCTGCACTCGCTGAGCCTGGCACTGCCCGACCTCAGCCCGGTTGTAGATGCCATCATCGACGCGCTGCTGGCAGCTCAGCCACAACGCCGCTATTACCCGGGCCGTGGGCTGGGGCTCATGTACTTCATCCACTACTACCTGCCCGAGGGCCTACAGCGCCGCTTCCTGCAAACCTTCTTCATCAGTCCCTGTCTGCCAAGAGCACTGCGGCCTGGCAAGCCTGGCTCTACTCCCACCGAAGATGCAGCCCAAGAACCAGACCCAGACCCAAACCCGGGCCCTAACCCCACAGCGGCCCAATGA
- the HSD11B2 gene encoding 11-beta-hydroxysteroid dehydrogenase type 2 isoform X2 — MGYRGKWRGVQFMPRARGGCDSGFGKEAAKKLDAMGFMVLATVLNLDSPGALELRACCSPHLKLLQMDLTKPADISRALEFTKAHTTSTGLWGLVNNAGFNDVVADAELSPVATFRSCMEVNFFGTLQLTKGLLPLLRRSRGRIVTLGSPAGDMPYPCLGAYGTSKAAVVLLMDIFSCELLPWGVKVSVIQPGCFKTESVKNVGNWERRKQLLLASLPQELLQAYGEDYIEHVHGQFLHSLSLALPDLSPVVDAIIDALLAAQPQRRYYPGRGLGLMYFIHYYLPEGLQRRFLQTFFISPCLPRALRPGKPGSTPTEDAAQEPDPDPNPGPNPTAAQ, encoded by the exons GCTGTGACTCTGGTTTTGGCAAGGAGGCAGCCAAGAAGCTAGATGCCATGGGCTTCATGGTGCTGGCCACCGTATTGAACTTGGATAGCCCCGGTGCCCTCGAGCTGCGTGCCTGCTGTTCCCCTCACCTAAAGCTGCTGCAGATGGACCTGACCAAGCCAGCCGACATTAGCCGTGCCCTGGAGTTCACTAAGGCCCATACCACCAGCACAG GCTTGTGGGGCCTAGTCAACAATGCGGGCTTCAATGATGTAGTGGCCGATGCAGAGCTGTCTCCAGTGGCCACATTCCGCAGCTGCATGGAGGTGAACTTCTTCGGTACACTGCAGCTGACTAAGGGCCTCTTGCCACTTTTGCGCCGGTCCAGGGGTCGCATTGTGACCCTGGGCAGCCCAGCAG GAGACATGCCATATCCATGCTTGGGGGCCTACGGGACTTCCAAAGCAGCCGTGGTGCTGCTCATGGACATATTCAGCTGTGAACTTCTACCCTGGGGGGTCAAGGTCAGCGTCATCCAGCCCGGCTGCTTCAAGACAG AGTCAGTGAAAAATGTGGGCAACTGGGAGCGGCGCAAGCAGCTGCTGCTGGCCAGCCTACCGCAAGAGCTGCTGCAGGCCTATGGTGAGGACTACATTGAACACGTGCACGGGCAGTTCCTGCACTCGCTGAGCCTGGCACTGCCCGACCTCAGCCCGGTTGTAGATGCCATCATCGACGCGCTGCTGGCAGCTCAGCCACAACGCCGCTATTACCCGGGCCGTGGGCTGGGGCTCATGTACTTCATCCACTACTACCTGCCCGAGGGCCTACAGCGCCGCTTCCTGCAAACCTTCTTCATCAGTCCCTGTCTGCCAAGAGCACTGCGGCCTGGCAAGCCTGGCTCTACTCCCACCGAAGATGCAGCCCAAGAACCAGACCCAGACCCAAACCCGGGCCCTAACCCCACAGCGGCCCAATGA